Proteins encoded together in one Oncorhynchus keta strain PuntledgeMale-10-30-2019 unplaced genomic scaffold, Oket_V2 Un_scaffold_2008_pilon_pilon, whole genome shotgun sequence window:
- the LOC127927998 gene encoding uncharacterized protein LOC127927998 — MVCVWVNRGGVVLYINMVCVCRSTEEVLSCILTWCVWANRGGVVLYINMVCVCRPTEEVLSCILTWCVCGPTEEVLSCILTWCVCRSTEEVLSCILTWCVCVWANRGGVVLYINMVCVCRSTEEVLSCILTWCVCGPTEEVLSCILTWCVCRSTEEVLSCILTWCVCRPTEEVLSCILTWCVWVNRGGVVLYINMVCVCRSTEEVLSCILTWCVWANRGGVVLYINMVCVWVNRGGVVLYINMVCVCRSTEEVLSCILTWCVCRSTEEVLSCILTWCVWANRGGVVLYINMVCVGQQRRCCPVY, encoded by the exons atggtgtgtgtgtgggtcaacagaggaggtgttgtcctgtatattaacatggtgtgtgtgtgtaggtcaacagaggag gtgttgtcctgtatattaacatggtgtgtgtgggccaacagaggaggtgttgtcctgtatattaacatggtgtgtgtgtgtaggccaacagaggag gtgttgtcctgtatattaacatggtgtgtgtgtgggccaacagaggag gtgttgtcctgtatattaacatggtgtgtgtgtaggtcaacagaggaggtgttgtcctgtatattaacatggtgtgtgtgtgtgtgggccaacagaggag gtgttgtcctgtatattaacatggtgtgtgtgtgtaggtcaacagaggag gtgttgtcctgtatattaacatggtgtgtgtgtgggccaacagaggaggtgttgtcctgtatattaacatggtgtgtgtgtaggtcaacagaggaggtgttgtcctgtatattaacatggtgtgtgtgtaggccaacagaggag gtgttgtcctgtatattaacatggtgtgtgtgggtcaacagaggag gtgttgtcctgtatattaacatggtgtgtgtgtgtaggtcaacagaggaggtgttgtcctgtatattaacatggtgtgtgtgggccaacagaggaggtgttgtcctgtatattaacatggtgtgtgtgtgggtcaacagaggag gtgttgtcctgtatattaacatggtgtgtgtgtgtaggtcaacagaggaggtgttgtcctgtatattaacatggtgtgtgtgtaggtcaacagaggag gtgttgtcctgtatattaacatggtgtgtgtgggccaacagaggaggtgttgtcctgtatattaacatggtgtgtgtaggccaacagaggag gtgttgtcctgtatattaa